A single region of the Microbulbifer sp. MKSA007 genome encodes:
- the accB gene encoding acetyl-CoA carboxylase biotin carboxyl carrier protein → MDIRKIKKLIELLEESDIGELEIKEGEESVRISRGVSSAAQPVAPIYSAPPAPVAAPAAPAPSAPAAPAEKESKPAISGHAVKSPMVGTYYAAPSPGAEAFVKVGQQVKVGDVVCIVEAMKMMNQIEADKAGTIESILLEDGQPVEFDQPLVTIV, encoded by the coding sequence ATGGATATCCGCAAAATTAAAAAATTGATTGAGCTGCTCGAAGAATCGGATATCGGCGAGCTGGAAATCAAAGAAGGCGAAGAGTCCGTGCGCATCAGTCGCGGCGTCAGCAGCGCAGCCCAACCCGTTGCACCGATTTACAGCGCGCCTCCCGCACCGGTTGCCGCCCCCGCTGCTCCGGCGCCCAGCGCTCCTGCTGCCCCAGCTGAAAAAGAGTCCAAGCCGGCTATCAGCGGACACGCGGTAAAATCCCCGATGGTAGGCACCTATTACGCTGCCCCCAGCCCTGGCGCCGAGGCCTTCGTGAAAGTGGGCCAGCAGGTCAAAGTTGGCGATGTTGTGTGCATCGTCGAAGCGATGAAAATGATGAACCAGATCGAAGCCGACAAGGCCGGTACCATTGAGTCGATCCTGCTGGAAGACGGCCAACCGGTTGAGTTTGACCAGCCCCTCGTGACCATCGTCTGA
- the accC gene encoding acetyl-CoA carboxylase biotin carboxylase subunit, whose protein sequence is MFDKILIANRGEIALRILRACKEMGIATVAVHSLVDRNLKHVRLADESVCIGPNPSPQSYLNVPALISAMEITDAVAVHPGYGFLAENADFAEQVQKSGFTFIGPDPDVIRLMGDKVSAIAAMKKAGVPTVPGSDGPLPDNSERCMEIGRSIGYPVIIKAAAGGGGRGMRVVEREEELVNAIAVTKSEAQAAFGDGTVYMEKFLQNPRHVEIQVMADGQGNAIHLGDRDCSLQRRHQKVLEEAPAPGIPDEVREQVHESCVQACIDIGYRGAGTFEFLYENERFYFIEMNTRIQVEHPVTEMVTGVDLIKEQIRVCAGEKLSLKQEDIVIKGHAFECRINAEDPQTFFPSPGKVNNFHMPGGLGVRVDSHLYSGYSVPPNYDSMIAKLITHAEDRETALARMRVALSELVVDGIKTNIPLQEELVRDENFAKGGVNIHYLEKKLGL, encoded by the coding sequence ATGTTCGACAAAATCCTAATCGCCAACCGCGGCGAAATCGCCTTGCGGATTTTGCGCGCCTGTAAAGAGATGGGCATCGCCACTGTGGCGGTGCACTCTTTGGTAGACCGCAATCTCAAGCATGTACGCCTGGCCGACGAATCTGTATGTATCGGCCCCAACCCATCCCCGCAGAGCTACCTAAATGTGCCGGCCCTGATCTCCGCCATGGAAATCACCGACGCAGTAGCCGTGCACCCCGGCTATGGCTTTCTCGCAGAGAACGCGGACTTCGCCGAGCAGGTGCAAAAGAGCGGCTTTACCTTTATTGGCCCTGACCCGGATGTGATCCGCCTGATGGGGGACAAGGTGTCTGCAATTGCCGCCATGAAAAAGGCTGGCGTTCCCACCGTTCCAGGCTCTGACGGCCCGCTGCCCGATAATAGCGAACGCTGCATGGAGATCGGCCGCAGCATCGGTTATCCGGTCATTATTAAAGCTGCCGCCGGTGGCGGTGGTCGCGGCATGCGCGTAGTAGAAAGGGAAGAGGAACTGGTGAACGCGATTGCCGTGACCAAGTCCGAAGCCCAGGCGGCCTTCGGTGACGGCACCGTCTACATGGAAAAATTCCTGCAGAATCCCCGCCATGTTGAGATCCAGGTAATGGCCGATGGCCAGGGCAACGCCATCCATCTGGGCGATCGCGACTGCTCCCTGCAGCGCCGCCATCAAAAAGTTTTGGAAGAAGCCCCAGCTCCGGGCATTCCCGATGAGGTACGCGAGCAGGTACATGAGTCCTGTGTACAAGCCTGTATCGATATCGGCTATCGCGGCGCGGGTACTTTTGAATTCCTGTATGAAAATGAGCGCTTCTACTTTATCGAAATGAACACCCGTATCCAGGTGGAGCACCCCGTTACCGAAATGGTAACCGGCGTCGACCTGATCAAGGAGCAGATTCGGGTTTGTGCCGGTGAGAAGCTATCCCTGAAGCAGGAAGATATCGTAATCAAAGGTCACGCCTTTGAGTGCCGTATCAATGCCGAAGACCCACAGACCTTCTTCCCCAGCCCCGGCAAGGTAAACAACTTCCATATGCCTGGCGGCCTGGGTGTGCGGGTCGACTCCCATCTCTACTCCGGATACTCGGTACCCCCCAACTACGATTCCATGATCGCCAAGCTGATCACCCATGCGGAAGATCGTGAAACCGCGTTGGCGCGTATGCGTGTGGCCCTGTCGGAGCTGGTAGTGGACGGCATCAAAACCAATATTCCCCTACAGGAAGAGTTGGTACGAGATGAAAACTTTGCCAAGGGTGGGGTCAATATCCACTACCTGGAGAAGAAGTTAGGTCTTTAA
- a CDS encoding adenosine kinase: MQQYDLYGIGAALLDTEIEVSDQDLSSLGVEKGIMTLVDDARQQQLVDDLQNHMVTAKLACGGSGANTVIAASYFGLRTFYSCKVAADENGDFYRNNLNSAGVDYPETLKQADEGTTGKCLVLITPDAERSMNTYLGMSEQLSVAELDSDALSASKWAYIEGYLVSSETGRAAAIKLREEAEAHGVKTALSLSDPAMVQFFGEGLREMIGGGVDMLFCNRDEALGFTGTDSVEGAVEALRDYCRSFAITLGADGALLWDGNDVHRIESPEVRAIDTNGAGDMFAGAFLYGINREMSFTEAGELACRAAAQVVSQYGPRLEAEQHSELLAPVV, translated from the coding sequence ATGCAGCAATACGATCTCTACGGCATAGGTGCCGCCCTACTCGATACAGAAATCGAAGTGTCGGACCAGGATTTGAGCAGCCTTGGCGTGGAAAAGGGAATCATGACCCTGGTAGATGATGCCCGTCAGCAACAGCTGGTAGACGACCTTCAAAACCATATGGTCACTGCCAAATTGGCTTGCGGTGGCTCCGGTGCCAATACAGTCATTGCTGCCAGCTATTTCGGTCTCCGCACCTTCTATTCGTGCAAAGTTGCCGCTGACGAGAATGGTGATTTCTACAGAAACAACCTTAACAGCGCCGGGGTCGACTACCCCGAAACACTGAAGCAAGCTGATGAGGGCACTACCGGCAAATGCCTGGTACTTATCACCCCGGATGCCGAACGCAGTATGAACACCTATCTGGGAATGAGTGAACAGCTCTCAGTCGCTGAGCTGGATAGCGATGCACTGTCCGCCTCCAAGTGGGCCTATATCGAAGGCTACCTGGTCTCCTCTGAAACGGGTCGTGCCGCAGCGATCAAGCTTCGCGAAGAAGCCGAAGCCCACGGAGTTAAAACCGCTCTCAGCCTGTCTGACCCGGCTATGGTTCAGTTCTTCGGCGAAGGGCTGCGGGAAATGATTGGCGGCGGTGTGGATATGCTGTTCTGCAACCGGGATGAGGCTCTGGGCTTTACCGGTACCGACTCTGTGGAGGGCGCCGTTGAAGCGCTGCGCGATTACTGCCGCAGTTTCGCGATTACCCTGGGTGCCGATGGCGCACTGCTATGGGACGGCAACGACGTTCACCGCATAGAGAGCCCCGAAGTCCGCGCCATCGATACCAACGGCGCAGGCGATATGTTTGCCGGTGCTTTCCTCTACGGTATTAACCGCGAAATGAGTTTTACCGAAGCCGGCGAACTCGCTTGCCGCGCTGCCGCCCAGGTAGTGAGCCAATACGGCCCGCGACTAGAAGCCGAGCAGCACTCCGAATTACTCGCACCGGTTGTTTAA
- a CDS encoding copper chaperone PCu(A)C gives MKKVLAFAFLITALLVSKGAYSIGITAEGYARETPPGPSMSAAFVSLHNTGDSSQVLTGVELPGVEQASADLHTTISENGINRMRPLDQLTIAAGASVDMAPGGVHLMIKGLRLQAGEELPLRLLFADGSSVDILVPIVRMSDEGEHHHHHHG, from the coding sequence ATGAAAAAAGTATTGGCATTTGCCTTTTTAATCACCGCACTCCTTGTGTCTAAGGGCGCCTATTCCATAGGAATTACGGCGGAGGGGTATGCCCGGGAAACACCTCCCGGACCTTCGATGAGCGCTGCCTTTGTGTCGCTGCACAACACTGGTGATTCGAGTCAGGTACTCACAGGTGTGGAGCTGCCGGGTGTTGAACAGGCTTCGGCAGACCTGCATACCACTATATCGGAGAACGGAATAAACCGGATGCGCCCGCTGGATCAGCTGACGATTGCTGCAGGGGCAAGTGTAGATATGGCTCCCGGTGGAGTTCACTTAATGATTAAAGGTCTGCGCCTGCAGGCGGGGGAGGAGTTGCCGTTGCGACTGCTTTTTGCCGATGGCAGCAGTGTAGATATTCTTGTGCCAATAGTTCGGATGAGTGATGAGGGTGAGCACCACCACCATCACCATGGCTGA
- a CDS encoding N-acetylglucosaminyltransferase, with protein MSRAEQALRKGHLTQPAGASAYDYYLRVLQLQPDNSKAETGIQTIVVTYVERARDALRRRDFGEVNTLLKRAEMLAPANPLVAEVRTQLVRERGRAQLDLPQGEVIGLPAGELAVRSAGLVEQLQRVAGRIRSEQLRVIIVARSDAEGRWVYQQLREAVPGYRVRGDIKVGNPAKLILIKPSGGAP; from the coding sequence TTGAGTCGTGCGGAACAGGCGCTACGCAAAGGGCATCTAACCCAGCCTGCCGGCGCCAGTGCCTACGACTATTACCTGCGTGTATTGCAACTGCAACCGGATAACAGCAAGGCAGAAACTGGTATTCAAACCATTGTGGTCACCTATGTTGAGCGGGCGCGAGACGCCCTGCGTCGCAGGGATTTTGGGGAGGTGAATACCCTGTTGAAACGGGCTGAGATGCTGGCCCCGGCCAATCCGCTGGTGGCTGAAGTGCGTACACAGTTGGTCCGTGAGCGGGGGAGAGCGCAGCTCGATTTACCGCAAGGGGAGGTGATAGGTCTACCAGCCGGTGAACTCGCAGTAAGGTCTGCCGGGCTGGTGGAACAGTTGCAGCGAGTAGCGGGCAGGATTCGCAGCGAGCAGCTGCGCGTCATTATCGTAGCGCGCAGTGATGCTGAGGGCCGTTGGGTTTATCAGCAACTGCGCGAGGCTGTGCCCGGGTATCGGGTGCGTGGAGATATCAAAGTCGGGAATCCGGCGAAACTGATTCTGATTAAGCCCAGCGGAGGGGCACCATGA
- a CDS encoding YajG family lipoprotein, whose translation MKKLLVFAGALLLSACAHSPLQIWLQPQVQVAPEAIGEGFSMSVMGVNELPSGGLGSLGGVYADTAQVSIGNDAGEAIAAGLRNGFSNWSFRITDTAPEVQVIAKLVKLTYNSPNTVYTTEIDTAAEIHLEVKIGPRTYFGTYSASGKDRNLVKPSREEVQSRVNGLLSATLQRVFEDEKLKNFLRSNL comes from the coding sequence ATGAAGAAGTTATTGGTTTTTGCCGGTGCACTGCTACTCAGCGCTTGTGCTCACAGCCCGCTGCAGATTTGGCTGCAGCCTCAGGTCCAGGTTGCTCCTGAAGCGATAGGCGAAGGCTTTAGTATGAGTGTGATGGGAGTTAATGAACTGCCCTCTGGCGGCTTGGGATCATTGGGGGGTGTTTATGCGGATACTGCTCAGGTAAGTATTGGCAATGACGCTGGTGAGGCTATTGCAGCGGGATTGCGTAATGGTTTTTCAAATTGGTCATTTCGAATTACCGATACCGCGCCGGAAGTTCAGGTGATCGCAAAATTGGTAAAACTCACCTACAACAGTCCAAATACGGTTTATACCACTGAGATTGACACCGCTGCTGAAATTCACCTGGAAGTGAAAATTGGTCCTCGCACTTATTTCGGCACTTACAGCGCTTCCGGCAAAGATCGGAACCTGGTTAAGCCCAGTCGTGAAGAAGTCCAAAGTCGTGTGAATGGACTGCTTAGCGCAACTCTACAACGAGTATTTGAAGACGAGAAATTAAAAAATTTCTTGCGCAGCAATCTGTGA
- a CDS encoding protein-disulfide reductase DsbD has translation MTKSFRKNFLVLLTILLATTSIGATAQNSDNPFASLSSAQENTFLPVDEAYQQDLLFDANGLSALFQIAPEYYLYREKLALYRVDNGEKTPIPLNLPTGEVIWDDYFEKETEVYRGQLEFALEIPETSGSTQLELHYQGCADAGLCYPPQTRYYSVDFASQDIEPQDSALITGAPTPPASAGGAAGNSNVTLSLALLLAFAGGLILNLMPCVFPVLSIKLLAVSQAAQNASQRHHHGWAYTLGVVLSFVAIAAVMLALRAGGEAVGWGFQLQSPWLVAALAYLFFIMGLSLSGMTELGSNLMGIGGNLNKRQGLSGSVASGALATLVASPCTAPLMGSALGFAVTQPALIALSVFAALGAGMAAPFLLLTYIPALAEKLPKPGPWMDRLKQLLAFPMYLTAVWLLWVLGRQAGGDGVALVLAGAVAIAFALWLWPRPQWHWLRGSLALASLALAVFLLPQLKTINQSEQLSSSDYWEPYSAERLETARSEGRAVLANMTAAWCITCLMNEKAVLSSTEVSDALERLNVVALKGDWTNQDPRISELLAKYGRTSVPLYLLYPADGGDAKILPQILSQDDLLQELENAVDSPLSTGVTQ, from the coding sequence ATGACCAAAAGTTTCCGAAAAAATTTCCTCGTTCTGCTGACAATCCTGCTGGCCACAACCAGCATTGGAGCTACAGCGCAGAATTCCGATAACCCTTTTGCCTCGCTGAGCAGCGCCCAGGAAAACACTTTCCTGCCGGTCGATGAAGCTTATCAGCAAGATCTGCTCTTTGATGCCAACGGCCTCAGTGCACTCTTCCAGATTGCCCCAGAGTACTACCTCTATCGCGAAAAACTGGCGCTGTACAGGGTCGATAATGGTGAGAAAACTCCCATCCCCCTGAACCTGCCAACCGGTGAAGTCATTTGGGACGACTATTTCGAGAAAGAGACTGAGGTCTACCGAGGCCAGCTCGAATTTGCCCTGGAAATCCCTGAAACCAGCGGTTCTACCCAACTGGAGCTCCACTATCAAGGCTGCGCAGATGCCGGCCTTTGCTATCCACCTCAGACCCGATACTACAGTGTGGATTTTGCCAGTCAGGATATAGAACCGCAGGACAGCGCCTTAATTACAGGCGCACCCACTCCGCCAGCGAGTGCTGGCGGTGCCGCAGGCAATAGCAATGTCACCTTATCACTGGCGCTGCTTCTCGCATTTGCCGGTGGCCTGATCCTGAACCTGATGCCCTGTGTCTTCCCAGTACTGTCGATTAAATTACTAGCAGTGAGCCAGGCGGCACAAAATGCAAGCCAAAGGCACCACCACGGCTGGGCTTATACACTGGGCGTAGTTTTGAGCTTTGTGGCTATCGCCGCTGTGATGCTCGCCCTTCGCGCCGGCGGAGAGGCTGTCGGCTGGGGCTTCCAGCTTCAATCCCCCTGGTTGGTGGCAGCACTCGCCTACCTGTTTTTTATCATGGGGTTGAGTCTGTCCGGAATGACCGAGCTCGGCAGTAACCTGATGGGTATTGGCGGCAACCTGAATAAACGTCAGGGGTTGTCGGGCTCTGTGGCATCCGGCGCGCTGGCAACCCTGGTGGCCAGCCCCTGTACTGCACCGCTGATGGGCTCCGCACTGGGGTTTGCTGTTACGCAGCCCGCGCTAATTGCGCTAAGTGTTTTTGCCGCCCTTGGCGCCGGTATGGCGGCCCCCTTCCTGTTGTTGACCTATATCCCCGCTCTGGCGGAAAAGCTGCCCAAACCCGGCCCCTGGATGGATCGCCTGAAGCAGCTGTTGGCATTTCCGATGTATCTCACTGCGGTATGGCTACTGTGGGTTCTGGGCCGGCAAGCCGGGGGGGATGGGGTTGCCCTGGTACTGGCTGGTGCTGTAGCCATTGCATTTGCCCTGTGGCTTTGGCCGCGTCCGCAATGGCACTGGCTGCGCGGTTCCCTGGCCCTGGCCTCCCTGGCCTTGGCGGTTTTTCTACTTCCGCAACTGAAAACCATCAATCAGTCCGAACAATTGTCCAGCAGCGATTACTGGGAGCCCTATTCGGCAGAGAGACTGGAGACTGCGCGCAGTGAGGGGCGTGCAGTTCTGGCCAATATGACCGCGGCCTGGTGCATCACCTGCCTGATGAATGAGAAAGCTGTGCTGTCGAGCACCGAGGTCAGTGATGCTTTGGAGCGCCTCAACGTGGTCGCGCTGAAAGGAGATTGGACCAACCAGGATCCGCGAATCAGCGAATTATTGGCCAAATACGGGCGTACCAGTGTGCCGCTGTATCTCCTCTATCCCGCCGATGGGGGCGACGCAAAAATACTGCCGCAAATACTTTCTCAAGATGATTTACTACAGGAATTGGAGAACGCTGTGGACTCCCCTTTGAGCACTGGGGTGACTCAGTAA
- the prmA gene encoding 50S ribosomal protein L11 methyltransferase: protein MPWLQLRVDTDRDHAEKIEDALLFAGAVSVTLQDNADQPILEPGLGEVPLWEQTRVTGLFDAEVDTSVTEAKAASFLCEMLPNARWEQLEDKDWEREWMTHYKPIQCGPNLWICPSWCEPPQPDAVNLLLDPGLAFGTGTHPTTFLCLQWLAQQELAGKSAIDFGCGSGILGISALLLGAERVLGTDIDPQALLASRDNAQRNGINPERFPVYLPEQMPSEAADVMLANILAGPLVELAPQLIQLTQLGGKICLSGILSSQAEQVKNAYSEWIEFDPDGEHEGWVRLTGKRVR, encoded by the coding sequence ATGCCCTGGCTACAACTCCGCGTGGACACCGACCGTGATCACGCGGAAAAAATCGAAGACGCACTGCTTTTTGCCGGTGCCGTATCTGTCACCCTGCAAGACAACGCTGACCAACCGATCCTTGAACCCGGGCTCGGAGAGGTGCCCCTATGGGAGCAAACACGGGTTACCGGGTTGTTCGATGCGGAAGTGGATACCTCAGTTACCGAGGCAAAAGCAGCTTCCTTCCTATGCGAAATGTTGCCCAATGCCCGCTGGGAGCAACTTGAGGACAAGGATTGGGAGCGAGAGTGGATGACCCACTACAAACCCATCCAGTGCGGCCCCAATTTATGGATCTGCCCCAGCTGGTGTGAACCACCACAGCCAGACGCCGTGAACCTGCTGCTCGATCCGGGCCTTGCCTTCGGCACTGGCACGCACCCAACTACTTTCCTATGTCTGCAATGGTTGGCGCAGCAGGAACTCGCAGGTAAGAGTGCCATCGACTTCGGTTGCGGCTCGGGCATTCTGGGAATTAGCGCACTACTACTGGGAGCAGAGCGAGTTCTCGGCACCGATATCGATCCCCAGGCATTGCTCGCCAGCCGCGACAATGCCCAGCGCAACGGCATAAACCCCGAGCGCTTCCCGGTCTACCTGCCAGAACAAATGCCGAGCGAAGCCGCCGATGTTATGTTGGCCAATATCCTCGCCGGTCCCCTTGTAGAACTCGCCCCTCAACTGATACAGCTCACTCAATTGGGCGGAAAAATCTGTCTGTCCGGCATCCTCAGTTCCCAGGCAGAGCAGGTGAAAAATGCTTACAGCGAATGGATTGAGTTCGATCCTGACGGCGAACACGAGGGATGGGTCAGACTGACAGGCAAGCGGGTGCGCTAA
- a CDS encoding EAL domain-containing protein, with the protein MTLFNPEAASYLGPLAQLEEGLRPCEQISLQAAEAALGEVADGVIVTDAAGTVVYTNPLVNEMTGDLVGLLPGQPLSEGLRLCNSRGDAIEPILPASSDLGEVPRTREFNACIERPGEEHVPLEVTVQVMALWDMGVLKNYVLVLRDTSAARRVSTRLMWQSSHDALTRLPNRQFFESELQSQLSLCIDKRQHHVLLYLDVYQFKVINDTLGFVAGDQLLVQLVELIKRCLSSDDLFARVGSDEFAILLRDCTLEEGGRVVARLRDSVQSFSFFWEGNDNRVAVSIGVVGVDHFTPSASQLLASANDACCSAREQGRNRVKLFGDSRKVLEKRRETTWVAEIHAALREDRLMLYRQPVVSLKGDRNVHHYEILVRMRGRDGGVISPGLFLPAAERYGLIEEVDRWVIRRVFDYMAQEQRLGMGGINYAVNISGISLGDETFADFVLQSLSDAGVTPSRVQFEITETSAINNLERALIFIHKLRAAGCSFALDDFGRGVSSLAYLRQLPVDFLKIDGSFVRNMLEDEIDSAMVSTIDHLAKRMGISTIAEYVESPELMEKLSQMGVDYAQGFGISAATGLPELDSYPGMLHHSRGPKP; encoded by the coding sequence GTGACGCTGTTTAATCCAGAGGCGGCAAGTTATCTCGGCCCCCTCGCCCAGTTGGAAGAGGGGCTGCGCCCCTGTGAGCAGATCAGTTTACAGGCGGCGGAGGCGGCTCTCGGTGAAGTTGCCGATGGTGTCATTGTCACCGATGCTGCGGGTACGGTGGTTTACACCAACCCCCTGGTCAACGAAATGACTGGGGACCTGGTTGGATTGCTGCCCGGCCAGCCACTCAGCGAAGGTTTGCGCCTGTGCAATAGCCGGGGCGATGCGATAGAGCCGATACTGCCGGCATCCAGTGACCTGGGTGAAGTACCCAGAACCAGAGAGTTTAATGCCTGTATTGAGCGCCCAGGGGAAGAGCATGTCCCGCTTGAAGTGACCGTGCAGGTAATGGCTCTTTGGGATATGGGGGTGCTAAAAAATTATGTTTTGGTGCTGCGGGATACCTCTGCCGCGCGCCGGGTTTCCACCCGCCTTATGTGGCAGAGCAGCCACGACGCCTTAACCCGACTGCCTAACCGACAATTCTTTGAGAGTGAGCTGCAAAGCCAACTCAGCCTCTGTATCGATAAACGCCAGCACCATGTATTGCTCTACCTGGATGTTTATCAATTCAAAGTTATTAACGACACCCTGGGCTTTGTTGCCGGGGACCAGTTGTTGGTTCAGTTGGTGGAGTTAATCAAGCGCTGCCTCTCCAGCGACGATCTGTTTGCCCGGGTGGGCAGTGATGAGTTTGCGATACTACTGCGCGACTGCACCCTGGAAGAGGGTGGTCGTGTGGTGGCTCGGCTGCGCGACTCTGTGCAGAGCTTCAGTTTTTTCTGGGAGGGGAATGACAACCGGGTCGCAGTGTCGATTGGTGTTGTTGGTGTCGATCACTTTACCCCCAGTGCCAGTCAGTTACTGGCGTCGGCCAATGATGCCTGTTGCAGTGCCCGGGAGCAGGGCAGAAATCGCGTTAAGCTATTTGGCGACTCTCGCAAGGTATTGGAGAAGCGTCGCGAGACCACCTGGGTTGCGGAAATTCACGCGGCTTTGCGGGAAGACCGCCTGATGTTGTACCGGCAGCCAGTGGTTTCACTAAAGGGGGACCGCAATGTCCACCACTATGAAATCCTGGTGCGGATGCGCGGCCGTGATGGTGGAGTGATTTCACCGGGGCTGTTTTTGCCAGCCGCAGAGCGCTATGGCTTGATCGAGGAAGTGGACCGTTGGGTAATTCGCCGGGTCTTTGACTATATGGCCCAGGAGCAGCGCCTGGGGATGGGCGGAATTAATTATGCGGTCAATATTTCCGGCATCAGCCTGGGGGATGAGACCTTTGCTGATTTTGTGCTGCAGTCTTTGTCCGATGCCGGTGTAACGCCCTCGCGGGTTCAATTTGAAATTACAGAAACCAGCGCCATCAATAATCTTGAACGAGCCCTGATATTTATCCACAAGCTGAGAGCCGCCGGTTGCAGCTTTGCCCTGGATGACTTTGGTCGCGGTGTTTCCTCCCTGGCTTATCTGCGCCAGCTGCCGGTAGATTTTCTTAAAATCGATGGAAGCTTTGTGCGCAATATGCTCGAGGATGAAATTGATAGCGCAATGGTGAGCACTATTGATCACTTGGCGAAGAGAATGGGTATCAGCACTATCGCCGAGTATGTAGAGAGCCCGGAGTTAATGGAAAAATTGAGCCAGATGGGGGTGGACTATGCCCAGGGGTTCGGTATTTCCGCAGCGACGGGGTTGCCGGAGCTGGATAGCTACCCGGGGATGCTCCACCATTCCAGAGGGCCCAAGCCTTAG
- the aroQ gene encoding type II 3-dehydroquinate dehydratase encodes MAKLLLLHGPNLNLLGSREPHIYGSTTLADINEAAERQCDAAGHELEVLQSNSESALLERIHLAATSGVDFIVINPAAFTHTSVALRDALAAVAIPFIELHLSNPHAREAFRHHSYLSDLACGVICGFGANSYTLALQAAIHQLDATPAQQ; translated from the coding sequence ATGGCTAAACTTCTTCTCCTTCACGGCCCCAACCTAAATCTTTTAGGCAGTCGCGAACCGCACATCTACGGGTCTACCACCCTGGCGGATATCAATGAAGCCGCCGAGCGCCAGTGCGACGCCGCCGGCCACGAACTGGAAGTCCTGCAGAGCAATAGTGAATCAGCCCTGCTCGAACGAATCCACTTGGCGGCGACCAGTGGGGTCGACTTTATCGTGATCAATCCCGCTGCGTTCACCCATACCAGTGTCGCCTTGCGCGATGCCCTGGCAGCCGTTGCCATCCCGTTTATTGAGCTTCACCTGTCCAATCCCCACGCCAGGGAAGCTTTCCGACACCATTCCTATCTTTCAGATCTGGCCTGCGGCGTAATCTGTGGCTTTGGCGCCAACAGCTACACCCTGGCCTTACAGGCAGCCATCCACCAACTGGATGCCACACCTGCACAACAATGA